A genomic stretch from Mycobacterium paraterrae includes:
- a CDS encoding GNAT family N-acetyltransferase has translation MTVARVATTSSVDAVELAAVAARTFPLACPPSVALPDIAAFIDANLSDARFTDYLADPQRLIFTTSDGGSITGYAMLISGVSDDPDVQRAVDIRPAVELSKMYVLPAHHGSGAAAALMNAALTAAAERGDGCVWLGVNQKNARAQRFYAKSGFTVSGHRSFRLGDHLENDYVMVRPFTR, from the coding sequence ATGACCGTAGCGCGCGTTGCGACCACGAGCTCCGTCGACGCGGTCGAGTTGGCTGCGGTCGCGGCGCGCACGTTTCCCCTGGCCTGCCCCCCGTCGGTGGCGCTGCCCGACATCGCCGCATTCATCGACGCGAACCTGTCTGACGCGCGGTTCACCGACTACCTGGCCGACCCGCAGCGGCTGATCTTCACCACCAGCGACGGTGGCTCAATTACCGGCTACGCCATGCTGATCAGCGGTGTGTCCGACGATCCCGATGTTCAGCGCGCCGTCGACATCCGGCCCGCCGTCGAGCTGTCGAAGATGTACGTGCTGCCGGCGCATCACGGTTCCGGCGCGGCGGCGGCCTTGATGAACGCGGCGCTCACCGCGGCCGCTGAGCGCGGGGACGGCTGCGTGTGGCTCGGCGTGAATCAGAAAAACGCGCGGGCGCAACGCTTTTACGCCAAGAGCGGTTTCACGGTCAGCGGGCACAGGAGTTTTCGGCTCGGCGACCACCTCGAAAACGACTATGTGATGGTCCGGCCGTTCACGCGTTGA
- a CDS encoding pyrimidine reductase family protein, with protein sequence MADGSGAVQMRLLGSSREVDGGDLPEFYGYPTHAGVWLRANFIASLDGGATFGGKSGELGGPGDRAVFGALREMADVILVGAGTVRTEGYAGARPTVVQRQRRQIRGQSEVPQIAIVSKSGRLERDMPVFTRTEVPPLVCTCSAAAEQTRRTLAGLADVVDCSIDDPDSVDPAAVLAALADRGLPRVLTEGGPMLFSSFVERGLLDELCLTIAPSLVGGHAGRIATGSEQVLTAMRCAHILTDDDGYLYTRYVRP encoded by the coding sequence ATGGCTGACGGCTCCGGTGCGGTGCAGATGCGGCTGCTCGGTTCGTCGCGTGAGGTCGACGGCGGCGACCTGCCTGAGTTCTACGGCTACCCCACCCATGCAGGCGTCTGGTTGCGCGCCAATTTCATCGCCAGCCTGGACGGCGGCGCGACGTTCGGCGGCAAGTCCGGTGAACTCGGCGGCCCCGGCGACCGGGCGGTGTTCGGCGCGCTGCGCGAAATGGCCGACGTCATCCTGGTCGGTGCCGGCACGGTGCGAACCGAGGGCTACGCCGGTGCACGTCCGACCGTCGTACAGCGGCAACGCCGGCAGATCCGCGGGCAAAGCGAAGTCCCGCAGATTGCGATCGTCTCGAAATCCGGTCGTCTGGAGCGGGATATGCCGGTCTTCACCCGCACCGAAGTGCCTCCCCTGGTCTGCACCTGCAGCGCGGCGGCCGAGCAAACCCGGCGCACGCTGGCCGGGCTGGCCGACGTCGTCGACTGCTCGATCGACGACCCCGACAGCGTTGACCCCGCCGCCGTGCTGGCCGCCCTCGCCGACCGCGGTCTGCCGCGGGTGCTGACCGAGGGCGGCCCGATGCTGTTCAGCTCGTTCGTCGAACGCGGCCTGCTCGACGAGCTGTGCCTGACCATCGCGCCGAGCCTGGTCGGCGGTCACGCCGGCCGCATCGCTACCGGTTCGGAACAGGTGCTGACCGCCATGCGGTGCGCGCACATCCTCACCGACGACGACGGATACCTCTACACGCGCTACGTCAGGCCATAG
- the aftC gene encoding arabinofuranan 3-O-arabinosyltransferase has translation MTPVNSRGGVRAWFAPRTTAPSAATVLRSALWPVAILAVIHRTIVVTTNGNITDDFKPVYRAVLNFRHGWDIYNEHFDYVDPHYLYPPGGTLIMAPFGYLPFAESRYLFVAINSTAIVLAAYVLLKMFKFSLSSVAAPALLLAMFCTESVTNTLVFTNINGVILLCEVLFLQWLLDGRTSRQWWAGIAIGLTLVVKPALGPLLLLPLLNRQWRALMPAFLVPVAFNLAAWGLVVHPGDFITRTVPYMLGVRDYFNSSIEGNGVYFGLPFWLIHLLRILFTLLAIGSLWLLYRYYRTRDPLFWFTTSSGVLLLWSWLVLALAQGYYSMMLFPFLMTVVLRNSVIRNWPAWLGIYGFLTMDRWLLFNWMFVGRPLEYLKITYGWSLLLIVTFCVLYFRYLDAKAEHRLDEGIDPPWMTREQPRANLVA, from the coding sequence GTGACGCCGGTCAACTCTCGCGGCGGTGTACGCGCCTGGTTCGCCCCCCGCACAACAGCTCCAAGCGCCGCTACCGTGCTGCGGTCGGCGCTGTGGCCGGTGGCCATTCTCGCGGTCATCCACCGTACGATCGTGGTCACCACCAACGGCAACATCACCGACGACTTCAAGCCCGTCTACCGCGCGGTGCTGAACTTCCGTCACGGCTGGGACATCTACAACGAGCACTTCGACTACGTCGACCCGCACTACTTGTATCCGCCCGGCGGCACGCTGATCATGGCGCCGTTCGGCTACCTGCCGTTCGCGGAGTCACGGTATCTGTTCGTCGCCATCAACAGCACCGCCATCGTTCTCGCCGCCTATGTGCTGCTGAAAATGTTCAAGTTCAGCCTGAGTTCGGTAGCGGCCCCGGCCCTGCTGCTCGCCATGTTCTGCACCGAATCCGTCACCAATACACTGGTTTTCACCAACATCAACGGTGTCATCCTGCTGTGCGAGGTGCTGTTTCTGCAGTGGCTGTTGGACGGCCGGACCAGCCGCCAGTGGTGGGCCGGCATCGCGATAGGGCTGACTCTCGTGGTCAAGCCGGCGTTGGGTCCACTGCTGCTGCTTCCCCTGCTGAACCGGCAGTGGCGCGCGTTGATGCCGGCCTTCCTGGTGCCGGTGGCGTTCAACCTCGCGGCCTGGGGGCTGGTCGTGCACCCCGGCGACTTCATCACCCGCACCGTGCCCTACATGCTGGGCGTCCGCGACTACTTCAACAGCTCGATCGAAGGTAACGGTGTCTACTTCGGATTGCCGTTCTGGTTGATCCACCTGTTGCGAATCCTGTTCACCCTGTTGGCCATCGGCAGCCTATGGCTGCTCTACCGCTACTACCGCACCCGTGACCCGCTGTTCTGGTTCACCACATCGTCGGGTGTGCTGCTGTTGTGGTCGTGGTTGGTGCTGGCGTTGGCGCAGGGCTACTACTCGATGATGCTGTTCCCGTTCTTGATGACGGTGGTGTTGCGCAATTCGGTGATCCGCAACTGGCCGGCGTGGCTGGGTATCTACGGCTTCCTGACAATGGACCGCTGGCTGCTGTTCAACTGGATGTTCGTCGGGCGGCCGCTGGAGTACCTGAAGATCACCTACGGCTGGTCGCTGCTGCTGATCGTGACATTCTGCGTGCTGTACTTCCGTTACCTGGATGCAAAGGCCGAGCACCGACTCGACGAGGGGATCGATCCGCCATGGATGACGCGCGAGCAACCCCGCGCTAACTTGGTGGCATGA
- a CDS encoding GNAT family N-acetyltransferase: protein MPNPADPRLLDDPVWHALTGPHRRFAVASDHGTPRAYRYRVDVVPFAALRDVEDAGAWQDLAQLCGPEGRAALESRRAIAVPAGWTVSRVFPVAQMIAPVAGLAGLPESSESIVTLDIRDSAEMMALAELTRPGPFEAATVELGGYVGIRRGGQLVAMAGRRLHLPGWIEISAVCTHPDHRGQGLSTLLMTAVEAGIRAEGQRAFLHVLHDNTPALDLYRRLGFDTRADMTITAVQRSG from the coding sequence ATGCCGAATCCCGCCGATCCTCGACTCCTCGACGATCCCGTCTGGCATGCCCTTACCGGACCGCATCGCCGGTTCGCGGTCGCATCCGATCATGGCACGCCGCGCGCTTACCGTTACCGGGTCGACGTCGTGCCTTTCGCCGCTCTCCGCGACGTCGAGGACGCCGGTGCCTGGCAGGATCTCGCCCAATTGTGTGGACCCGAAGGTCGGGCTGCGCTGGAGTCTCGGCGCGCGATCGCTGTGCCCGCGGGCTGGACGGTGAGCAGAGTGTTCCCGGTGGCGCAGATGATAGCGCCCGTCGCCGGACTCGCCGGATTGCCCGAATCGTCGGAATCCATTGTTACGCTTGATATTCGAGATTCGGCCGAGATGATGGCACTGGCCGAACTGACGCGCCCCGGCCCGTTCGAGGCCGCGACCGTCGAGCTGGGCGGCTACGTGGGGATACGGCGCGGGGGCCAGCTCGTCGCGATGGCCGGGCGGCGCCTGCACCTGCCCGGCTGGATAGAGATCAGCGCGGTGTGCACTCACCCGGACCATCGCGGCCAGGGCTTGTCCACGTTGCTGATGACGGCGGTGGAGGCAGGAATTCGCGCCGAGGGTCAGCGCGCGTTCCTGCACGTGCTGCACGACAACACCCCCGCCCTCGACCTCTATCGCCGGCTCGGCTTCGACACGCGCGCCGACATGACGATCACCGCGGTGCAGCGTTCGGGCTGA
- a CDS encoding class I SAM-dependent methyltransferase produces MTAQFDPNDHTRFEEMYRDDRLAHGLPAATPWDIGGPQPVVQQLVALGAVTGEVLDPGTGPGHHAIYYASKGLSATGIDGSETALKRARENASKAGVSVNFELADATKLDGLDGRFDTVVDCAFYHTFSTEPDLQRSYARALHRATKPGARLFMFEFGIGNVNGFHMPRALSESDFRDVFPDAGWELTYLGPTTYQINMSAENFDDMLRRAPERAEEMKSVAERFRAIEPWLTDGRVHAPFWEVHATRID; encoded by the coding sequence ATGACCGCCCAATTCGATCCCAACGACCACACCCGCTTCGAAGAGATGTATCGCGACGACCGGCTGGCGCATGGCTTGCCCGCTGCCACCCCCTGGGATATCGGCGGCCCGCAGCCGGTGGTCCAACAGCTCGTCGCGCTGGGTGCGGTCACCGGCGAGGTGCTCGACCCGGGCACCGGCCCGGGCCACCACGCGATTTACTACGCGTCAAAAGGCTTGTCCGCCACCGGGATCGACGGCTCGGAAACCGCCCTGAAACGGGCCCGGGAGAACGCGAGCAAGGCGGGTGTGTCGGTGAATTTCGAACTGGCCGATGCCACAAAGCTCGACGGTTTGGACGGCCGGTTCGACACCGTCGTGGATTGCGCTTTTTATCACACCTTTTCGACGGAGCCGGACCTGCAACGGTCGTATGCGCGTGCGCTGCACCGTGCTACCAAACCGGGAGCCCGGTTGTTCATGTTCGAGTTCGGCATCGGCAACGTCAACGGGTTCCACATGCCGCGTGCGCTGTCCGAGAGCGACTTTCGGGACGTCTTCCCGGATGCCGGATGGGAGTTGACGTACCTAGGCCCGACGACCTACCAGATCAACATGAGCGCGGAAAACTTCGACGACATGCTGCGCCGCGCCCCGGAGCGGGCGGAGGAGATGAAGTCGGTGGCCGAGCGGTTCCGCGCCATAGAGCCTTGGCTCACCGACGGTCGCGTGCATGCGCCCTTCTGGGAAGTTCACGCGACTCGGATCGATTAG
- the hemQ gene encoding hydrogen peroxide-dependent heme synthase codes for MARLDYDALNSTVRYLMFSVFSVRAGELGEQRDAVIDETATFLKQREDQGVVVRGLYDVAGLRADADFMIWTHAERVEALQATYEDFRRTTTLGRASSPVWSSVALHRPAEFNKSHIPAFLAGEEPGAYICVYPFVRSYEWYLLPDEERRRMLAEHGMAAREYKDVRANTVPAFALGDYEWLLAFEAPELHRIVDLMRELRATDARRHTREETPFFTGPRVGVEQLVNSLP; via the coding sequence ATGGCTCGATTGGACTACGACGCTCTCAACTCGACCGTCCGCTACTTGATGTTCTCGGTGTTCTCGGTGCGCGCCGGTGAATTGGGTGAGCAGCGCGACGCCGTGATCGACGAGACGGCGACCTTCCTCAAGCAGCGCGAAGATCAGGGAGTCGTCGTCCGCGGCCTCTACGACGTCGCGGGCTTGCGGGCCGATGCCGACTTCATGATCTGGACCCACGCCGAACGCGTCGAGGCGCTTCAAGCTACCTACGAGGACTTTCGCCGCACCACCACGCTGGGCCGGGCGTCGTCGCCGGTATGGAGCAGCGTCGCGCTGCACCGGCCAGCCGAGTTCAACAAGAGTCACATCCCCGCATTCTTGGCCGGTGAAGAGCCGGGCGCCTACATCTGCGTCTATCCGTTCGTGCGGTCCTACGAGTGGTACTTGCTTCCCGACGAGGAACGCCGCCGGATGCTTGCCGAACACGGCATGGCTGCCCGCGAGTACAAGGACGTCCGGGCCAACACGGTGCCGGCTTTTGCGCTCGGCGACTACGAGTGGCTGCTGGCGTTCGAGGCGCCGGAACTGCATCGCATCGTGGACCTGATGCGGGAACTGCGGGCCACCGACGCGCGGCGCCACACGCGCGAGGAGACGCCGTTTTTCACCGGGCCACGGGTCGGGGTCGAGCAATTGGTGAACTCGCTGCCATGA
- a CDS encoding protoporphyrinogen oxidase, whose amino-acid sequence MTSVKRSYCVVGGGISGLTAAYRLRQTAGDQASITLFEPSDRLGGVLRTEQVGGVAVDVGAEAFVVRRPEIPELLAELNLANEQLGTTGARPLIYSQQRLHPLPTGTLNGIPSSAESMAGLVNDATLARIAAEPDLPLNWQPGADPAVADLLADRFGEQVLARSVDPMLSGVYAGSSATIGLRSAAPTLTAALDAGATSVTDAVRRALLSVTAGPIFGAVGGGYAVLVEELFRRGRFHWVQAAVDTVGADGQGWTLHDATGQEWHADAVIFAVPAARLAKLVGTLAPRTAAAAGRIESASSAVLAMAVPRGVAFPQNSGVLVASGERLHAKAITLSSRKWGRRTDVELLRLSFGRFGDSAENNPAIRASDDELLAWALEDLSAVFDLTVEPVDVHVQRWPDAMPQYGPGHRGLVAELRAGLPRTWQVAGSYLDGIGVPACVGAAGRAAAAAVRSVETPVAP is encoded by the coding sequence ATGACGTCCGTAAAGCGCTCGTATTGTGTTGTCGGCGGCGGCATTTCAGGTCTGACCGCCGCCTACCGGCTGCGCCAGACCGCCGGCGACCAAGCCAGCATCACGCTATTCGAGCCCTCAGATCGTCTGGGCGGCGTGCTGCGCACCGAGCAGGTCGGCGGTGTCGCCGTCGACGTCGGCGCCGAAGCATTCGTGGTTCGGCGACCCGAGATACCGGAATTGCTCGCGGAATTGAACCTCGCGAACGAACAGCTCGGCACCACCGGCGCACGTCCGCTGATCTACAGCCAACAGCGGCTGCACCCCCTTCCGACAGGCACGTTGAACGGCATCCCGTCCTCGGCGGAGTCGATGGCCGGACTGGTCAACGACGCCACGTTGGCGCGCATCGCCGCCGAACCCGACCTGCCGCTGAACTGGCAACCTGGCGCCGACCCCGCCGTCGCCGACCTGCTCGCCGACCGGTTCGGTGAGCAGGTGCTGGCCCGGTCGGTAGACCCTATGCTCAGCGGGGTTTATGCCGGGTCCTCGGCGACTATCGGCCTGCGCTCGGCAGCGCCGACCCTGACCGCCGCCCTGGACGCCGGGGCCACCAGCGTGACCGACGCGGTGCGGCGGGCGCTGCTCAGCGTCACCGCGGGCCCGATCTTCGGTGCCGTCGGCGGGGGATACGCCGTTCTGGTGGAGGAACTGTTCCGGCGCGGTCGGTTTCACTGGGTACAGGCCGCGGTCGACACCGTCGGCGCCGACGGGCAGGGCTGGACCCTGCACGATGCGACCGGGCAGGAGTGGCATGCCGACGCGGTGATCTTCGCCGTGCCCGCGGCTCGACTCGCCAAGCTGGTCGGCACCCTGGCTCCGCGTACCGCCGCCGCGGCGGGGCGAATCGAGAGCGCCTCGTCGGCGGTGCTGGCGATGGCGGTGCCGCGCGGTGTCGCCTTCCCACAGAACTCCGGTGTGCTGGTGGCCAGCGGGGAACGGTTGCACGCCAAGGCGATCACGCTGTCGTCGCGCAAGTGGGGCCGGCGAACGGACGTCGAGCTGCTACGGCTGTCGTTCGGCCGGTTCGGCGACTCCGCGGAAAACAATCCAGCGATCCGGGCCTCGGACGACGAACTGCTGGCCTGGGCTCTGGAAGACCTTTCCGCTGTTTTCGACCTCACGGTGGAGCCGGTCGACGTCCACGTCCAGCGTTGGCCGGATGCCATGCCGCAGTACGGTCCGGGGCACCGAGGACTGGTCGCCGAACTGCGGGCCGGGCTGCCCCGGACCTGGCAGGTCGCGGGCAGCTACCTCGACGGGATCGGGGTGCCTGCCTGTGTGGGCGCGGCCGGACGAGCTGCGGCTGCCGCCGTCCGATCCGTCGAAACGCCCGTGGCACCATAG
- a CDS encoding alpha/beta fold hydrolase: MSRRAAFTTSLIVVTTLLAGCAPGLAANPRFATDAGARPQGKPTKSTAPTGPPPIAKPKNELSWHDCTSREFGDAGAPAPGGVKLDCASYDADLDPVNGAAGSLSIGVVRAKSVKTPDDAGPLVFTTGSDLPSSLQLPVWLARAGADVLDKHPIVAVDRRGMGNSSPVDCLEQYDRQEIHDQAQFEAGNDPVANLADIVHNATTSCTDTIAPGDSAYDNTHAATDIERLRSIWDVPSLALIGIGNGAQVALSYASAHPDKVARLVLDSPLALGVGAEAAAEQRVKGQQAALDAFAAQCAAVNCPLGPDPKGAVSGILADARAGHGPAGASVASIVSAISTALGYPSGDRVGTTNELATALANARGGDTNLLANLINRAQSTRGTDGQFVNSCSDAVNRPTPDRIRELVVAWGKLYPQFGTVGALSLVKCVSWPSSTPPQPPKKLAVNVMLMGVQDDPIVGSEGVSATAATIINATAASKRVMWQGIGHGASIYSSCAVPPLIGYLDSGTLPATDTYCPA; encoded by the coding sequence ATGAGCAGGCGCGCCGCATTCACCACTTCGCTGATCGTGGTGACGACGTTGCTGGCCGGCTGTGCGCCGGGTCTGGCCGCAAACCCGCGGTTCGCTACCGACGCGGGCGCCCGGCCGCAGGGCAAGCCCACCAAGTCCACCGCTCCGACGGGACCGCCGCCGATAGCCAAGCCGAAGAACGAATTGTCGTGGCACGACTGCACGTCGAGGGAGTTCGGTGACGCCGGGGCTCCCGCGCCGGGCGGCGTGAAGCTGGACTGCGCGAGCTATGACGCCGACCTGGACCCGGTCAATGGCGCGGCTGGGTCGCTGAGTATCGGCGTCGTTCGTGCCAAATCCGTCAAGACACCGGACGACGCCGGGCCGCTGGTGTTCACCACCGGCTCGGACCTGCCGTCGTCGCTGCAACTGCCGGTATGGCTGGCGCGTGCTGGTGCCGACGTGCTCGACAAACACCCGATCGTGGCCGTCGACCGACGGGGCATGGGCAACTCGAGTCCGGTGGACTGCCTCGAACAATACGATCGCCAAGAGATTCACGACCAAGCGCAGTTCGAGGCCGGCAACGACCCCGTCGCCAACCTCGCCGACATCGTCCACAACGCCACCACCAGTTGCACTGACACCATCGCACCCGGTGACTCGGCCTACGACAACACTCATGCCGCGACCGACATCGAGCGGCTGCGCAGCATCTGGGATGTGCCGTCGCTGGCACTGATCGGCATTGGCAACGGCGCCCAGGTGGCGCTGTCGTACGCCAGCGCCCATCCCGACAAGGTGGCCCGATTGGTGCTCGACTCCCCCTTGGCTTTGGGAGTGGGCGCCGAGGCCGCCGCCGAGCAGCGGGTCAAAGGCCAGCAGGCGGCGCTCGATGCGTTCGCCGCTCAGTGCGCCGCAGTGAACTGCCCGCTGGGGCCCGATCCGAAGGGCGCTGTCAGCGGCATACTCGCCGACGCCCGAGCCGGCCACGGCCCGGCGGGCGCGTCGGTGGCCTCGATCGTCAGCGCGATCAGCACCGCGCTGGGCTACCCCTCCGGCGATCGGGTCGGCACCACCAACGAGTTGGCCACCGCGCTGGCCAACGCCCGCGGCGGCGACACCAATCTGCTGGCCAATCTGATCAACCGCGCGCAAAGTACCCGCGGAACCGACGGGCAGTTCGTCAACTCGTGCAGCGACGCGGTCAACCGGCCCACCCCGGACCGAATTCGGGAATTGGTGGTCGCTTGGGGCAAGCTCTACCCGCAGTTCGGCACGGTCGGCGCGCTCAGCCTCGTCAAATGCGTTTCCTGGCCGAGTTCCACACCGCCACAACCGCCCAAGAAGCTGGCCGTCAACGTGATGCTGATGGGAGTCCAGGACGATCCGATCGTGGGATCCGAGGGCGTCTCGGCAACCGCCGCCACCATCATCAACGCCACCGCCGCCAGCAAGCGGGTGATGTGGCAGGGCATCGGGCACGGCGCCAGCATCTATTCCTCGTGTGCCGTGCCGCCGCTGATCGGTTACCTCGACAGCGGCACCCTGCCGGCCACCGACACCTACTGTCCCGCCTGA
- the zapE gene encoding cell division protein ZapE: MQGVARLVDRQPTVSPERLVAQLTPPTTFADATFASYHPDPAEPSQAVAVAACRRFCERAVERRRGRKKLFGRREALPGLGLYLDGGFGVGKTHLLAAAYRQVPDDVAYPKAFATFMELTQLAGVFGFVECVELLGSYTLLCIDEFELDDPGNTTLVSRLLAQLVERGVSVAATSNTLPEQLGEGRFAAQDFLREITTLATIFDVVRIDGPDYRHRDLPPAPRPPSDDEVAAYAARVPGATLDDFDALCAHLATMHPSRYLTLVDGVTVVCLTGVHGIDDQNVALRLVALTDRLYDAGIPVLAAGERLDRIFSAEMLAGGFRKKYLRATSRLLALSAAVNA, translated from the coding sequence ATGCAGGGGGTTGCGCGTCTGGTCGACCGGCAGCCGACCGTCTCGCCGGAGCGGCTCGTCGCGCAGCTCACGCCACCGACGACGTTCGCCGACGCCACCTTCGCGAGCTATCACCCCGACCCGGCTGAACCAAGCCAAGCGGTGGCCGTGGCCGCCTGCCGACGCTTCTGTGAGCGCGCCGTCGAACGCCGCCGTGGCCGCAAGAAGCTGTTCGGCCGACGCGAGGCGTTGCCCGGTCTCGGGTTGTATCTCGACGGCGGATTCGGTGTCGGCAAGACGCACCTGCTGGCGGCCGCCTACCGACAGGTGCCCGACGACGTTGCGTACCCGAAAGCATTTGCGACGTTCATGGAGCTCACCCAGCTCGCCGGCGTATTCGGTTTCGTCGAATGCGTCGAATTGCTGGGCAGTTACACCCTGCTGTGCATCGACGAGTTCGAACTCGACGACCCAGGCAACACCACGCTGGTCTCGCGACTGCTCGCCCAACTCGTCGAACGCGGTGTGTCGGTGGCCGCCACCTCCAACACGCTGCCCGAACAGCTCGGCGAGGGCCGATTCGCCGCACAAGACTTCCTGCGTGAAATCACAACGCTGGCAACAATTTTCGACGTGGTTCGAATCGACGGCCCCGATTACCGCCACCGTGATCTGCCGCCGGCGCCGCGACCGCCGTCGGACGACGAGGTGGCCGCCTACGCCGCACGAGTGCCGGGCGCGACCCTCGACGACTTCGACGCGCTCTGCGCCCACCTGGCCACCATGCATCCCTCGCGCTACCTGACACTGGTCGACGGGGTGACGGTGGTCTGCCTGACCGGCGTGCACGGCATCGACGATCAGAACGTGGCGCTGCGACTGGTCGCGCTGACCGACCGGCTGTACGACGCCGGCATCCCGGTGCTGGCCGCCGGCGAACGGCTCGACCGCATCTTCAGTGCGGAGATGCTGGCCGGCGGCTTCCGGAAGAAATATCTACGGGCCACGTCGCGGCTGCTGGCGCTGAGTGCCGCGGTCAACGCGTGA
- the msrB gene encoding peptide-methionine (R)-S-oxide reductase MsrB, with product MTNAQPRVQLSDDEWRKKLNPQEFEVLRRAGTERPFVGEYTDTKTEGVYNCRACGAELFRSTEKFESHCGWPSFFDPANSDAVILRTDNSLGMKRVEVLCANCHSHLGHVFEGEGYPTPTDQRYCINSISLRLVPSGS from the coding sequence ATGACGAATGCCCAGCCGCGAGTGCAGCTCAGCGACGACGAATGGCGCAAGAAACTCAACCCGCAGGAGTTCGAGGTGTTGCGCCGGGCCGGTACCGAGCGACCGTTCGTCGGCGAGTACACCGACACCAAGACCGAGGGCGTCTACAACTGCCGGGCATGCGGCGCGGAATTGTTCCGCAGCACCGAGAAATTCGAATCTCACTGTGGCTGGCCGTCCTTCTTCGATCCGGCCAACTCCGACGCCGTGATCCTGCGGACCGACAACTCGCTGGGCATGAAGCGCGTCGAAGTACTGTGCGCCAACTGCCACAGTCACCTCGGGCACGTTTTCGAGGGCGAGGGCTACCCCACCCCGACCGATCAGCGGTACTGCATCAACTCGATTTCGCTGCGCCTGGTCCCTTCCGGGTCTTGA
- a CDS encoding Clp protease N-terminal domain-containing protein: protein MAQMIGPVRLDDMINTIKKVHSDVLDQLSDAVLAAEHLGEIADHLIGHFVDQARRSGASWTDIGRSMGVTKQAAQKRFVLRAENTSLDGGGGFERFTPRARDSVVAAQTAARDAGNDEITPDHLILGVLSDPEALVTKLLRSQRIDPESLRAAISLPPSADEVPALIPFSGSARKVLELTFREALRLGHNYIGTEHILLALLELEDGSGRLHQAGVDKARAEADLAAVLESLATGKKR from the coding sequence CGTGCTTGATCAACTCAGCGACGCGGTGCTGGCCGCGGAGCATCTCGGCGAGATCGCCGACCACCTGATCGGGCATTTCGTTGATCAGGCGCGGCGATCTGGAGCGTCGTGGACCGACATCGGCAGGAGCATGGGTGTGACCAAACAGGCGGCTCAGAAGCGGTTCGTCCTGCGCGCCGAGAACACCAGCCTCGACGGAGGCGGCGGCTTCGAACGCTTCACCCCGCGAGCCCGCGACTCCGTGGTCGCCGCTCAAACGGCCGCGCGCGACGCCGGCAACGACGAAATCACCCCCGACCACTTGATTCTCGGGGTGTTGAGCGATCCCGAGGCCCTGGTCACCAAGCTGCTGCGCTCGCAGCGTATCGACCCCGAGTCGTTGCGCGCCGCAATCTCTCTGCCGCCGTCAGCCGACGAAGTGCCCGCGCTGATTCCGTTCAGCGGCTCGGCCCGCAAAGTGCTCGAGCTCACCTTTCGCGAAGCTCTTCGCTTGGGCCACAACTACATTGGCACCGAGCACATCCTGCTCGCATTGCTCGAACTGGAAGACGGCAGCGGCCGACTGCACCAAGCCGGTGTCGACAAGGCCCGTGCGGAGGCCGATCTGGCCGCCGTACTGGAGTCTCTGGCCACCGGCAAGAAACGCTGA